The genomic interval CAGCACACGGTGAGTGCCGCACACAGCACGCCCGCCCGATTCTTCCGCGACATCCGAGACTCCTTCGCCGACCGATGACATGGAACCGGACCGGGTCGTGCGGCAGGACAGGTGCGGCGGACATGGTCACTACTCACAACGACAGGCCGAAAACATTGCGGCGGAACACAAATGCTGACGAGCCACCGGCCATCGGCGCACCCGGGCCATACTGGGCCGACCACGTGCCGGTGGCTGCGCGCGAGGTGTCCCGATTGCCGGGCGCGGACGGGGGAATCGCTGCGATATGGCACTGATCGTGGGCACCTCGGGATGGCAGTACGCGGACTGGCGCGGCGTGTTCTACCCCAAGGGCGTCGCGCAGCGGCGCTGGCTGGAGCACTACGCGCGCTCGTTCGCCACGGTGGAGTTGAACGCCGCCTTCTACCGGCCGATGCCACGGACGACGTTCGAAGGCTGGCGGGCGCGCACTCCCGACGATTTCGTCATGGCGGTCAAGGCGACGCGGGTGCTGACGCACAATCGGCGATTGCTCGATCCGCAGATCCCGCTCGAGCGCATGATCGAGGCGGCCCGCGGCCTCGGGGACAAGCTCGGCCCGCTGCTGATCCAATTGCCGCCCAATCTGCCCGCGGCGCCGGACCGGCTGGCCGCCGTGCTGAGCCCGATCCCCGACGATCTGCGCGTTGTCGTCGAGCCGCGCCACGAGACGTGGTGGACCGACGAGGTGCGCGCCGTGCTGGAACGCCACAACGCGGCCCTGTGCTGGGCCGACCGGCTGAACCGGCCCGTCACGCCGCTGTGGCGCACCGCGGACTGGGCCTACCTGCGTTTCCACGAGGGCACCGGGACGCCGTGGCCCTGCTACGAGGAGGACGTCCTCGCCGACTGGGTGCACCGGCTGAACGAGACCTGGGACGCGACTCGGGACATCTACGTGTACTTCAACAACGATCCCGGCGGCGCGGCCATCCACAACGCCATCCGCTTCGCCGACCTGGCCCGCGCCACGGGCAGATGCGTCACCCGCACCCCCGCGCCGCTGCCCCCGGCCGTCGACCCGCCGGAGGTGTCCCGGGAGTGGAACACGCCCTGGTGATGCGGGACTACCTCCGCATCGAGGATCGTGCCCGCGCGAGTTCCGTGATCGCGCTGGTGGCATGCCGGTCGAAGCGCTCGCGGGTAATCCCCAGCGCTCCGTCCAGCCATGGCCGGTACAGGAACGCCATGGCGCCGAAGATGGCGTGCGCGTTGAGGCGGATGTCGGTCTCGTCGGCGGGATGGTGCTGCTGCTCGGTACCGGCGAGACTCATGGCGATGGGCGCGGTGAACTCGACCACGAGTTCGTTGCCGCGTTCCCCGAGCACCCGGGTGGCCTGCGACTCCACGAACATGACGCGGCCGCGCCGCGGGTCCTCGTCCATGTAGTCGGTGAAGCGCGCCACCACGTGCGCGAAGATCTCGCCCGGATCCGGCGGGGCGGTGGTGAGCGCGGTGAGCAGCCGGTCGCGCGCGCCCAGCACCACCTCGTCGAGCACCGCCAGCTGCAGCGCGTCCAGATTCGTGAAACTCTCGTAGAAGTACCGCTCGGTCAGACCCGCGGCACGGCACACCGCGCGCATCGACATTCCCGCCGCGCCGATGCTGCCCATCAGCTCCAGCCCGGCGTCGAGCAACTGCCGGCGGCGGGTCGCGGTGCGGTCGGCGGGTTCGCGGCCCCGCCATCGTCGCGACTCGCCCCGGGGCTCCTCGGTGGCGGTGGACATGGCCCGCATCCTCTCACAACATCCGCGCCGACAGATGTTGACATCGCATGCTGTTGACATCGCGTGATGTCGACAACTAACCTTCGGAAATTCGCACGTGATCGGCGTTTCGAGGAGAACGCATGAAGTTCGGGCAGGCGGCGCAATCGCTGGTGTTGAACATTCTTCGCCCCGGCGGCCTGCTGTCTGCGGTGCAGATCCAGCGACAGGCTCGGTTGACGAGCTGGAGCACTCGCACCGCGCTGGCACGGTTGCAGGAACGCGGCCTGATCGTGGCGATTCCGTACAAGGGCTGCTGGCAGATCAGCGACCGCGGACGCGTGACCCCGACGGGTTCGAGGTGAGCCGGTGGCAGCGCTACGGCCGCTGATGTTCGGCTATCTCTGCGACCATCTGGTCGACGATCCCGGTCACTGGGAGGCGCTCATCGCGGAGACGGCGGCCGCCGAGGGCTTCGACCTGGGCGAGATCTTCCACGAGCGGCGACTGGACAACGGCCTCGTCCCGCCGCAGTTCCTCGCGCTGATCGACGCGCTGCGCCGGGCCGACGCGCACGTCGTCGCGATACCAGCCGGGCACCTCAGCGGACACGCGGTGCCGGAGATGTGCCTGGTGGATCGGCTCATGGACGGCGCGGGCACCCGGATCCACGAGGTCCGCGAGAGGTCGCTCGCCGGCTGAATCCCGCGTCGAGCGCGGCTACTGCGCCGCGCGGGTCTCCGCCCGGCCCGACATGTGCACGAGAATCAGCCCGACGGCCGCCAGCAGGAAGTTCTGCAAGGCCGCCGAGGACGCGTTGACCTGTTTGTTCGCCCACATCCGGAACCATTCGCCGCCGATGGTGAGGAAACCGCCCGCGAACAGTAGCACCGCCATGGTCCAGCCGAGGCTCGACAGCTTGGCCGCCACCGCGGTCCGCGCGGCGTCGCGTCCGGCAAGTGCTCGCCAGCCCGTCGCCGCTCCGGCCAGCAGCGCGAACGCGATCAGGTACTCCCAGATCACCACGAGGATGTAGGCGACGAGCAGGACCGTTCCGTTGGTGATCGCGCGCCAGTCGGTGCCGGAATGGTGGATGGTGGCGTGCATCGACAGCACGGCCTCCACCCCGCGGCGGTTGGTGTCGGTGTCGATGCAGTTGGTGACCGCGACGATCAGGTAGTACAGCCCGGTGATCGTCGCCAGTACCGTCACGGCCGTTTCCCTGCTCCCGGCCACGTCGAGGAACCGCTTACCGCTGAGACTCAATTTCGCCACCTGATTCGACGGGTACCGCGCTCGTGGGACGGCGGCATCGTACTTCGAAGCGAGCCCTCGCGCCATCGGAACGCATTTCGCACGGCTCGGGATGCCTTGTGGCACAGCGGGTCCAGCGTGCCCAGGTTTGACCGCCACCGCAGGGGCTATGCCGGTGCGGGCGGGACCCGTCGTCCCACCCGGAAACGACCGTGGGTAAGGAGTCGCGCATGCCGAGGGCGGTGACATGACCGACGACCGTCCCCGCCGGACCGTGGTGGTCGGCATCCTCGCCGACCCCGATCTCCCCGCGCGGCTGGCCCAGTACCTCGGGCGCACCCTGCCCGGCGTGCTGGCGAACCGCGTCGACGACCGGGTCACCTGGCGGGCGGAGGTGGTCGACGATCCGTTCGAGGCCATGTACCCCGACTACGACCGGCTGGTGGACAAGGCACACGAACGCGTCCGCACCACCGACTGGGACCTGGCGCTGTGCGTGACCGACCTGCCGTTACGCGGACCGCACGGCTTCGTCATGGCAACCGTCGACCTCGACTCCCGGGTCGCGCTGATCTCCCTGCCCGCGCTCGGCGGCCTGCGGCTGCGCCGCCGCCTGACCGATCTGGCCGCGGCCCTGACCGCCCGGATGGAACCCGGTCATCGGCCGCAGACCGGTCTGGTCCGGGATCTCGCCCGGCGGCTGGGCTCGCGCTCGGTGCGCGTCGAACGGGCCCGCACCGACAACGAGGTCCACGTGTTCGGTTCCCCGACGCCCGGGACGGTCCGCCTGCTGGCCGGGATGGTGCGGGCGAACCGGCCGTGGCAGCTGCTCGTGGGCCTGTCCTCGGCGCTGGCCGGTGCGATCGCGGGCACCGCGTTCGGGGTGCTCTACTCCTCGATCTGGCAGCTCGCCACCGCGCTGGGCCCGGCCCGGCTGGCGGGGAGCACGGTCGCCGCCCTGGCGGTGCTGACGGTGTGGATCATCGCGGGCCACGGGCTGTGGGAGCGTGCCGAGAACACCAGCGGCACAAGGGATCCCGATCGGCGACTGCGCAACGCGGGCACGGTCGCCACCGTCCTGGTCGGCAGCGCGGCCTTCTTCGCCACGCTCTACCTGCTCGCCCTGGCGGCCGTATTGCTCGTGATCCCGCCGGATTTCCTCGGCAAGACCCTGGGGCACTCGGCGGGCGTGCGCGATTATCTGACGATCGCTTTGACCGCGACGATCCTCGGAACCGTCGCCGGTGCGGTCGGCTCCGGCCTGGAGGACGACACGACCGTGCGCAAGGCGGCCTACAACCACCGCCGCCGCGAGCGCCACCGCTGGGTCGAGCAGCGCGGCGACAGCTGACGCGATCCAGGGGCGCTGCGGGTTCGCTGCCCGGCGAGTGGGCCGGGATGGTCTTCGTACCGGTTGGTTGCCGGGGCAACGGGTACGCGCAGGGAGACGGACCGCGCACGATCACGACCGAAGGAGGCCGAGATGACGGCGAACGACCCCGACCCCCACGACGGCGACACTCGCGACCTGACCGCGGTCGCCCTGGTCTGCACGCTGAAACCCTCGCCGGCCCCGTCCAGCAGCGACCTGCTCGCCCAGCAGGTGCTCGCCGAACTGGCCGAGCACGATGTCGCGGGTTCGGTGGTGCGGGTCGCGGACTACGACGTCCGACCCGGCGTCACCGCCGACGAAGGGGACGGCGACCAATGGCCGCGGATCCGCGAGCGCGTCGCCGCGGCCGACATCGTGCTCATCGCCACGCCGACCTGGGTCGGGCACATGTCCTCGATCGCGCAGCGGGTGCTCGAACGCCTCGACGCCGAATTGTCGAACACCGACGACGCGGGCCGCCCGGCGATGTACGACAAGGTCGGCCTAGCCGCCATCGTCGGCAACGAGGACGGCGCGCACAAGATCGCGGCCGACCTGTTCCAGGCGCTCGGCGACATCGGTTTCACCATCCCCGCGCAGGGTTCGACGTATTGGAACGACCAGGCCATGGGCGGAACCGACTACAAGGACCTGGACAGCACGCCCGAGGCGGTGGCGAAGACGACCGCCACGCTGGCCCGCAACGCCGCCCACCTGGCCCGGCTGCTGCGCGCGGACGGATATCGGTAACCACGGGAGAACTGTCGAGGGAGAGAACATGGACACGAGCCGCCTCGCCGAGGAAATCGCCGCGTCGGTGCGGGACAAGGGGTCGACGGTTGCGGTCGCCGAATCGCTCACCGCGGGCAGGCTTTCCGCCGCGCTGGGCGCGGCCTCGGGCGCGGGGGACTGGTTTCGTGGCGGCGTGGTCGCGTACTCGACGCAGGTCAAACGTGCCGTGCTGGGTATGCCGGACTGCTCGCCGGTGTGCGAGGAGGCCGCGGTCGCGATGGCGCGCGGGGTGCGGGAGCTGATGGGCGCGGACATCGCCGTCGCGGTCACCGGCGTCGGCGGCCCGGACAAGCAGGACGGCGAGCCGGTCGGCTCGGTGTGGTTCGCGGTCGCCACGCAGGCGGGGGTGCGGCCGCTGCACCTGCACTTCGACGGTGACGCGCCGGAGATCGTCGATGCCACCGTCGACCACGGCCTGGAACTGCTGCTGGACTCGGTGCGCGGGAGTTAGCGCCGCGACCGGCCCCTTTCGTCCGATTTGCCCTGTGCTGCTTATTGATTCGGCATCGTGGCGCCGCCGCGTTTGTTAAGATCGGCGGCACCGGCGTCGGCCGGGGCGGGGCACGGTGCGGCGAAGGGAGTTCGGCTGCTCATGACGGCTGATTTCGCCGAACGCCTGAACAAACTGTTCGAGATGGTGCATCCGCCGGGACGCAAGCCGCATACCAACGCCGAGGTGTCCGACATTCTCACCGCCGCCGGCCACCCAATCTCCAAACCGTATCTGTCCCAACTGCGTTCGGGCCGGCGCAAGAACCCCTCCCCGGAGACCGTCGCCGCGCTGGCCCGGTTCTTCAAGGTCGACCCGGCCTACTTCACCGACGACGTCTACGCCGCCAAGATCGACCACGATCTCGAACTGCTGTCCCGCCTGCGCGGTTACGGGTTGCGCCGGTTATCGAACCGCGCCTTCGACCTCTCCGAGGAATCGCTGAACCTGCTCACCTCCATGGCCGACAAGCTACGGGCGAGCGAGGGACTCCCGGCAACCGATCCCGAGTACGGCGAATAAGGCCCGTCACCTGCACCTGAGGTCCGATTACGCGGCGAATCCGGAATGCGGCCCGATCCACCCCCTGAAACAGCGGATGTTTGCTGACTAGTGACTATTGGCCGAGTGTCCGGTATGTTCCTGGGCATGGCGGATGCTAGCGAGTTGCTCACCTACCAGGTGACGATCTCCCGGCCCGACGACTACGGCGTTTCGTGGTGGCAGGTCGGTAATGCCGGCAGCCCCGCGCAGGCTGCCGCGGCGTTGTCCGAGCTGGCTACTCGCTGCGCCCTGGAACTACCGGCGCCCACCGGTCACTGCTGGTTCGCCTGCGATGTCCGCCGCGCCGACGACACCCAGGTGGACTATTTCGTCGGCTCGATCCGCACCGCCCAGCTGTGCGAACTGCTCCGCGAGACGGCGGCCCGGATTCTCGATGTGACCTCGGCGGCCTCGCGGGGTGCCGGTGAGGTCGGGCATTCGGTGCCGCCGCGGCGGGGCCGTCGCTGACACCGGCGCGCCGGATCAGTCCCGCGTGCGCAGCGCGAGGATTCCGGCGAGGACGACCCGCAGGCCCTGTTCGAATTCGGCGTCGGGATCGATGCCGAAGACGGCGGTGACCATGCGGGCGGCGCGGGGGTAGCGCTCGGCGTCGACGGCGCGGGCGAGGTGGTCGGCGTCGTACGGATTGCCGCGGGTGTACTCGGTGCCGGAGCGGGCCTGCTCCTCGATGACGAAGCCGACCGTGTAGTGCAGCATGATCGGGAAGACCCGGTGCGCCTCGGCGGGACCGAAACCCGCGTCCTCCAGCGTGCGTAGTGTCAATTCGACTGTGCGCCACATGGCTTCGTCGCTGATGAAGGTACCGGCCAGTACCTTCGCGCCGTCGCGGTGCCGCAGCATGGCGTGACGCAGGCGGCTCGCCAGCGCGATCACCCAGTCCTGCCAGTTCTCGCCCTGTCGCGGCGCCTCGACGCCGGTGACGGCGGAGACGAACACGGCCTGTGCCATCGCGTCGAGCAGTTCGCGCTTGTTCTTCACATGCCAGTACAGCGCGGGCGCCTGCACGTCCAGCGCCGCGGCCACCTTGCGCATGGTGAGGCCGTCGAGGCCGACCTCGTCGAGCAGCCCCAGCGCGGCCTCGGCGATCACCGCGGTGTCGAGCTTCACCGCCACCTCCCTCCGTCCGATTGCTTGACAAGTTTAACAACGTTCTGCTCTCCTTAACATAGTTAAATCGACCTTAATGTTGTTAAGGAGACGGTCATGGAGACGACGGACGTGGTGGTGGCAGGTGCCGGTCCGACCGGGCTGATGTTGGCGTGCGAACTGCGGCTCGCCGGAGTCGACGTGGTGCTGCTGGACGGGCTGCCCGCGCGGACCGGGGAATCGCGGGCCGGCGGCATTCACGCCCGCACCATGGAGATCTTCGATCAGCGCGGCCTGCTCGACGAGCTACTGGCGCAGGGCCGCCCGATCCAGGCGGGGCACTTCGGCGGTCTGCCCTTGGATTTCAGCGATCTCGACACCCGCTACCCGTACACGCTCGCAGTGCTGCAGTCGGTGATCGAGCGCGAATTGGACAGGCGCGCAACCGAAACGGGTGCTCCGGTGCGGTGGAGCGCGCCGGTCACGGGGCTGTCGCAGGACGAGGCGGGCGTGACGGTGCAGGTCGGCGGTGCGGCAGGTGCCCGTTGTGTCCGAGCGGCCTATCTCGTCGGTTGCGACGGCGGCCGCAGCGCGGTGCGCAAGCTCGCCGGTATCGGCTTCGCCGGGACCGACGCCACCATGACCGGGATGCTGGCCGACGTCGAACTGGCCGCGCCGCCGGACGGCCCCGTCTTCGCGCGCCGCCGCGGGGTGGGCGACTTCTCGGCACTGCAGTTCCAGCCCGGCTGGTACCGACTCATGGTGCAGCGGCACGATCGGGTGCTGGAACGCGGCGCGACGCTGAGCTTCGAGGACTTCCGCGCGAGCTTCACCGAGATCGCGGGCACCGACTACGGCATGCATTCCCCGCGGTGGGTGTCGCACTACGGCGACGCCGCCCGTCAGGCCGCCCGATACCGCGCGGGGCGGGTCTTCCTCGCCGGAGACGCCGCGCACATCCACTTCCCCGCGGGTGGTCAGGGCCTCAACCTGGGGGTGCAGGACGCGGTGAATCTCGGCTGGAAGCTCGCGAACGCAGTGCGCGACAACGAATCCGGCCACCTCCTCGACACTTACGAGACCGAGCGCGCCCCTCTCGCGGCGCGGGTACTGCACAACACCCGCGCGCAGACGGCACTGCAACGGCCCGGCCCGCACACCGACGCGCTGCGCGAGGTCATGAGCGAGCTGATCGGCGGCGACCCGGTGCGACATCGGCTCGGCCGCATGATCACCGCCCTGGACATCCGGTACGAGACCGGCAGCGATCACCCGCTGGCCGGTCGGCGGATGCCCGACGTCGACCTCGTCACCGCGTCGGGCGAGACCCGGGTGTGCGAATTGCTGCGCACCGGTCGTCCGATACTGCTGCGCCGCAACGGGAATCGGGAAACCGACGGATCCGCGTGGTGCGACCGGATCGATATCGTCGACATCGTCGGCGGCGACGAGCGCTGGGCCGTTCCCGGCGACGGTGAGAGCGCCGCGCCCGCCGCCGTTCTCGTGCGGCCCGACGGCTATGTGGCCTGGGCCGCCGACGAACCCGGTGCCGCGGGACTGACAGCGGCGCTCAGCACCTGGGTCGGCGGCCGGGTCACACGGGAAACCCCTTGCCGCTAGGCGGTTTCCGCTTCGGGATCCTGAGGTGTCCGGCCGACGCGGGTGTGCGCGGTGAGCAGGATGTGGTCGAAGTCGCTGCGGACCGAGGCGGGTGTCGGTTCGGCGATCTCCAGATCCGCGAGCAATTGCGCGGACAGATCACGCAGCTTCACGTTGGTCTCCTGCGAGCGCCAGCGGAGCACCTCGAAGGCTTGGCGCGCGCTGATGTGGTAGACCCGCATCAGCACCCCCTTGGCCTGTTCGATCACGGCCCGCGACTCGTACAGTCCGGGCAGCGTCTCGTCCAGCACCTCCTGCCGCTGCGCGGCGAAGGTGTCGGTGAGATCCAGGTAGTAGCCGGCCGTGCCGATCACGGTGCCGGTGTCGTCGATGATGCGGTCGGCGATCACCATGGCCTGGTGCTCCCCGCCCTTGGTGTCGATGAATCGGTGGTGGCTGGAGAAGGATCCACCCGAGCGCACCGCCGCCGCGAGAATCTCCTCGACGTGTGCGCGGTCCTCGGGGTGTTTGTGGGCCAATAGCAGGGCCGTTGTGGGCACGATCTCGCCGGGCGTGTAGCCGTGCATGGCGAAGATCTCGTCGGACCACTCCCACCGCTGGTCGGCGAACCAGAAGCGGAAGCTGCCCACTGTCCGCGTCGGTGAGAGGTAGGTGTCTGGGTTGTCGCCGTCCGACGCGTCGACGACTTCCCCGGTCTGCTCCGTCACCGGGCAAGTATTACCGCACCACCTCCGAAAATCCATTCTCACCAGCACTTTCGATTCGCGTCTGCCAGCAGGTGCGCACGGCCACTGCCAGCGCGAGAGGTGGAAAGGGTTCATTTCTGATAGCGGAGCCGCTAATATAAGTCAAAACTTATCAAGGAGGTAGTCATGTCCCTGCTCACCGATCCGGCCGCCATCGCGGGACTGGTGGCCCGCGAGGTCCGCACCGGTTCCCGCGACGGCGCGCCCACCCGCATCGCCGTCGCCCGCCGCATCTACGGCACCGATCAGCCGGATCTGTGGGATGCGCTCACCGACGGCGAGCGCATCCCGCGCTGGTTCCTGCCGATCAGCGGCGAATTGCGGGTAGGCGGGCGCTACCAGATCGAGGGCAACGCCGGGGGCGTCGTCGAGGCATGTGAGGAGCCTTCGCGGTTCGCCGTCACCTGGGAGATGGGCCCGCAGATCTCCTGGCTCACGGTCACCCTCACCCCGGTCGGGGACGGCACACAGCTCGAGCTGGTGCACGAGGCGTTCGTCGATCCGGAGCTGTGGACGCAGTTCGGGCCCGGCGCCGTGGGTGTCGGCTGGGATCTCGCGCTGATGGGGCTGGGCCTGCACCTGTCGAGCGGAGAGCCGGTGGATCCGGCTGCGGGACTGGCCTTCCCGACGACTCCGGAGGGCGTGGCGTTCGTGCGGGCGGCGTCGAGCGGCTGGGCGGAGGCGGCCGTCGCGGACGGTGACGATCCGGAGACCGCCCACGCGGCCGCGGCCCGGACGGTGTCGTTCTACACCACCGTCCCCGAGGACGATCAGCAGTCCTGATGGGGCAGTCTCCGGCGCAGGTCTTCGAGGCCCTGGCCGACCCGGTCCGGCGCGACATCCTCGAACTGGTCGCCGCCGCGGAGCTGTCCGCGGGCGCCATCGTGACGGCCGTCCAGCGCTACACGCGGATCTCGCAGCCCGGCGTCTCGCAGCATCTGAAGGTGCTGCGAGACGCCGGGCTGGTGCGGATGCGGGCGGACGGCACGCGCCGCCTGTACGCCCTCGACCGCGCGGGCCTGGAGACCGCCCGAGCCTGGCTGGCCGAGCTGGCCGACCCGCTGGCCGCGTTCGCCCAACCGCTCGACGCCCTCGCCACCGAGGTCGCCCGCGGCAAGCGCACGCGCCGCGCGGCCGCCCACGGCGCACCGGAGGCGCAGGATGCGAACGTCCGCCGTGACGATCACCCGAACCGGGACACCCGCCCCGCATGACCGCACCTGCTGCGGCCCGGCTCGCCGAGCATGACCGTGCCGAAGCATGACCGTGCCGAAGCATTACCGCGCCGAGCACCAGCTCGCCGGGTGAGCCCGGCTTGCCGATCACCGCGCGCGTCCCGCGTCGAGCCACGTGCTGCTGACCGCGGGTCGTGTCGCAAGACCGCGCCGTAGCGTGCCCTCCAAGTCGGGGGATGAGCCTTGGTTGGCCGTCGCTGATGTGCGGGGGGTGAGGTACGCCATCCTGACCGCCGGGCGTGGTGCCAGGGGTGCCTCTCGACTTCTGATCACGCGGTGTGATCGGCGAGCAGACGGGCGGCGCCGTCGCCGGTGAGGTGTTCGCGGGCGGCGTGCCTGCCGGTGAGCAGCAGGAGCAGGGCGGCGGCGGGGCCCTCGATGCGGGGGCCGCTGCCGACCGCCCACTCGGTGTCGGTCGCCGCCAGTCGGAAACCGCCGAAGGTCTTGCGGCAGTGGGACATTCCCGTGTCCCAGACTCGGTCCAGAGCCACGTGGGTGGCGGCGATCGGCATGGTTCGGGTGATTCCGAGTGGGACCGCGATGTCCTGACCGTGTACCAGCAGGTCCATCAGGCGGTCGGCGGGCGTGGTGCCCGGGGCGGTCCGGCGCTGTCCGATGCTGTCGCGCAGCTGGCCGAGCAACGCTGCGGTGGGCGTGCGGTCGGCGTGGCGGATGGCG from Nocardia wallacei carries:
- a CDS encoding TetR/AcrR family transcriptional regulator — encoded protein: MSTATEEPRGESRRWRGREPADRTATRRRQLLDAGLELMGSIGAAGMSMRAVCRAAGLTERYFYESFTNLDALQLAVLDEVVLGARDRLLTALTTAPPDPGEIFAHVVARFTDYMDEDPRRGRVMFVESQATRVLGERGNELVVEFTAPIAMSLAGTEQQHHPADETDIRLNAHAIFGAMAFLYRPWLDGALGITRERFDRHATSAITELARARSSMRR
- a CDS encoding DUF2165 domain-containing protein — encoded protein: MSLSGKRFLDVAGSRETAVTVLATITGLYYLIVAVTNCIDTDTNRRGVEAVLSMHATIHHSGTDWRAITNGTVLLVAYILVVIWEYLIAFALLAGAATGWRALAGRDAARTAVAAKLSSLGWTMAVLLFAGGFLTIGGEWFRMWANKQVNASSAALQNFLLAAVGLILVHMSGRAETRAAQ
- a CDS encoding SRPBCC family protein, which encodes MSLLTDPAAIAGLVAREVRTGSRDGAPTRIAVARRIYGTDQPDLWDALTDGERIPRWFLPISGELRVGGRYQIEGNAGGVVEACEEPSRFAVTWEMGPQISWLTVTLTPVGDGTQLELVHEAFVDPELWTQFGPGAVGVGWDLALMGLGLHLSSGEPVDPAAGLAFPTTPEGVAFVRAASSGWAEAAVADGDDPETAHAAAARTVSFYTTVPEDDQQS
- a CDS encoding maleylpyruvate isomerase family mycothiol-dependent enzyme; the protein is MTMTTENLWRAVAAERTTLADLLETLPEEQWECDSLCADWRVRDVVAHVVLSAGAGPGVLLVSLIRARGNLHRMIRDTAIRHADRTPTAALLGQLRDSIGQRRTAPGTTPADRLMDLLVHGQDIAVPLGITRTMPIAATHVALDRVWDTGMSHCRKTFGGFRLAATDTEWAVGSGPRIEGPAAALLLLLTGRHAAREHLTGDGAARLLADHTA
- a CDS encoding CinA family protein, whose protein sequence is MDTSRLAEEIAASVRDKGSTVAVAESLTAGRLSAALGAASGAGDWFRGGVVAYSTQVKRAVLGMPDCSPVCEEAAVAMARGVRELMGADIAVAVTGVGGPDKQDGEPVGSVWFAVATQAGVRPLHLHFDGDAPEIVDATVDHGLELLLDSVRGS
- a CDS encoding flavodoxin family protein, which produces MTANDPDPHDGDTRDLTAVALVCTLKPSPAPSSSDLLAQQVLAELAEHDVAGSVVRVADYDVRPGVTADEGDGDQWPRIRERVAAADIVLIATPTWVGHMSSIAQRVLERLDAELSNTDDAGRPAMYDKVGLAAIVGNEDGAHKIAADLFQALGDIGFTIPAQGSTYWNDQAMGGTDYKDLDSTPEAVAKTTATLARNAAHLARLLRADGYR
- a CDS encoding ArsR/SmtB family transcription factor, producing the protein MGQSPAQVFEALADPVRRDILELVAAAELSAGAIVTAVQRYTRISQPGVSQHLKVLRDAGLVRMRADGTRRLYALDRAGLETARAWLAELADPLAAFAQPLDALATEVARGKRTRRAAAHGAPEAQDANVRRDDHPNRDTRPA
- a CDS encoding FAD-dependent monooxygenase; the protein is METTDVVVAGAGPTGLMLACELRLAGVDVVLLDGLPARTGESRAGGIHARTMEIFDQRGLLDELLAQGRPIQAGHFGGLPLDFSDLDTRYPYTLAVLQSVIERELDRRATETGAPVRWSAPVTGLSQDEAGVTVQVGGAAGARCVRAAYLVGCDGGRSAVRKLAGIGFAGTDATMTGMLADVELAAPPDGPVFARRRGVGDFSALQFQPGWYRLMVQRHDRVLERGATLSFEDFRASFTEIAGTDYGMHSPRWVSHYGDAARQAARYRAGRVFLAGDAAHIHFPAGGQGLNLGVQDAVNLGWKLANAVRDNESGHLLDTYETERAPLAARVLHNTRAQTALQRPGPHTDALREVMSELIGGDPVRHRLGRMITALDIRYETGSDHPLAGRRMPDVDLVTASGETRVCELLRTGRPILLRRNGNRETDGSAWCDRIDIVDIVGGDERWAVPGDGESAAPAAVLVRPDGYVAWAADEPGAAGLTAALSTWVGGRVTRETPCR
- a CDS encoding helix-turn-helix domain-containing protein, with the translated sequence MTADFAERLNKLFEMVHPPGRKPHTNAEVSDILTAAGHPISKPYLSQLRSGRRKNPSPETVAALARFFKVDPAYFTDDVYAAKIDHDLELLSRLRGYGLRRLSNRAFDLSEESLNLLTSMADKLRASEGLPATDPEYGE
- a CDS encoding DUF72 domain-containing protein, with product MALIVGTSGWQYADWRGVFYPKGVAQRRWLEHYARSFATVELNAAFYRPMPRTTFEGWRARTPDDFVMAVKATRVLTHNRRLLDPQIPLERMIEAARGLGDKLGPLLIQLPPNLPAAPDRLAAVLSPIPDDLRVVVEPRHETWWTDEVRAVLERHNAALCWADRLNRPVTPLWRTADWAYLRFHEGTGTPWPCYEEDVLADWVHRLNETWDATRDIYVYFNNDPGGAAIHNAIRFADLARATGRCVTRTPAPLPPAVDPPEVSREWNTPW
- a CDS encoding PAS and ANTAR domain-containing protein, whose product is MGSFRFWFADQRWEWSDEIFAMHGYTPGEIVPTTALLLAHKHPEDRAHVEEILAAAVRSGGSFSSHHRFIDTKGGEHQAMVIADRIIDDTGTVIGTAGYYLDLTDTFAAQRQEVLDETLPGLYESRAVIEQAKGVLMRVYHISARQAFEVLRWRSQETNVKLRDLSAQLLADLEIAEPTPASVRSDFDHILLTAHTRVGRTPQDPEAETA
- a CDS encoding TetR/AcrR family transcriptional regulator C-terminal domain-containing protein translates to MKLDTAVIAEAALGLLDEVGLDGLTMRKVAAALDVQAPALYWHVKNKRELLDAMAQAVFVSAVTGVEAPRQGENWQDWVIALASRLRHAMLRHRDGAKVLAGTFISDEAMWRTVELTLRTLEDAGFGPAEAHRVFPIMLHYTVGFVIEEQARSGTEYTRGNPYDADHLARAVDAERYPRAARMVTAVFGIDPDAEFEQGLRVVLAGILALRTRD